Genomic segment of Triticum aestivum cultivar Chinese Spring chromosome 6A, IWGSC CS RefSeq v2.1, whole genome shotgun sequence:
CGTGCGTCATCCGTATCTTCGAAAGGTTGCAACGTAACCCGGTTTTGAGGCAGTGCAAGCTCCACCGTCAGGGTCTCAGGAAGATCACACTCCTAGCAGAGCTCAGCTGTGAACGTCAGCATGTCAGGTAGATGAAGCTGTGAAATGCGTGATGTTGATACATTCCTAGGCCAGCTGCTTCTCACCTGCAATAAATTGTGATCGGTTGAGACGTCGGGCATCCGGTCCGGCCGGCCGCAGGTTGGATGCCTAGGCTAGTACAATTCGTATGGTCACGCCGGAGAACGATGACCCGCGGCGTCGCATCACCTCGGCGCGCGCGCGTCAGGTCACGTTGGTGTTTTGCGTTTCACCGGACCTCGACGGCGAAAGCAAATTTACCGTACCGGTAGGCCGGTGCCGGTCGGATCTGTCTCGGCTGCAGCGGCGGTCGCCCGTGCGGATCAGCCACGGATAAGTTAATTGTACAGAAGTATCACAATTGAGGCATTGGAAGCAAATTGATACCAAGTTtgataatttttacgtgtcagtatcaAGTCTGGGGCTAGCCGTTATAAAAAGGTCTAAATCGCATATAAACACGTATTAACGGTGTATCTGACCGGTGGGGCCTGGCTGTCGGGTGCCGACGAGGCATTTTTTTTTGCATAAACACTCCTTCCCCCGCGCGCGCAGAAAACCAGTCGATCCAGACGTCGCcggcgagcagcagcagcacgaggaCCCCTCGCGCCTTCTCCCGAGCTCCCCAGCTCGCTCACCAGCGCGCCGCCACCTCCTCGTGCCTGGGCTCCTCCTCCTGGCCGCCTCCGCCCGAGGGTCTCGCCGACCCCGCCCCCAGCCGTCGCCGGCAAACAGCAGCAGCCACGAGGACCCCTCGCGCCTCCTCCTGAGCTCACCagcacgccgccgcctcctcgtgGCCGGGCTCCTCCTTCCAGTCGCCTCCGCCCTAGCGTCTTGTCGACCCCGCCCCACGCGCCTCGCCAGAGCAGCCATCGCCGGCGACCAGGTCCCCTCGCGGCCTCCCTGTTTCCCCCCTCTCTGTTGTATGAACAGAGGACCAGCGCCGCTCCTCCTGCCCTCCGCCGCGTGAGTCGACGTCCAGATCCGTCGGTTCACGCGCCCTACGCCGCTCCCTGCCGCCGGAGTTGCGCCAAGTCCCGCTGCCTCCCTTGCTTCGGCTGCAAGCAGGCGAGGCGAGGTGGAGGCCGGGGCGGGGCGACGGTTACGGGAGGCgaaggagctcgggctcgaggggctcctcccctcgatctaGATCGGGCGCCGCCGTGCGTGGAGACGATGAACAGTAGCGCCGGCGAAGCAAGGGGCTTTCTGCAAAAAGAATGCCACATCGAcagctgacatgcgggccccgccggtcagatacaccatcaatacgcgtttatacgcgatttagacctttttgtaacgTCTAGCCCCAGGCTCGGGACTGACACGTAAAAATAACCAAACTTGGTACCAACCTATTTCCAATGCCCCAATTATGGTATTTCTGTGCAATTTACTCGCCACGGATTGATTGCGCCGACCGAGGCCGATGAGGTCACGGGTGAACGCCGCACCCCAGGACTGGACCACGCCGACGTCTAGAATGTGAAGGaacgacatgcatgcatgtgtccGGTCCCCGAGGCGAGGCCCATTGTCAAATGGCTCGGAACGCCCCGGCCGCTTATCAGGCTAGGTTATCTGCAGCACAAGCTCGGGAGAGAGCTCTCTCTCATGGCTTATCTGTCGGTCAAGGGCGAGAAGCAAGGAAAAAACGAAGGTGCCATACTGAGCAGGGCGAATGGCAACATGTGCGATTCGACGGTGCAATCGACACAGACTATATCCACCGGGCCAGGAAAGGAATTAACCATGCGTAACATGGCATCAGCAAGCCACCGGCTACCAGTTCCAAGGGTGCATGAGATGGACGGACTACCAGCTTGTACACGCGGACGCTTTAGACACGAGGGCGGAGGCGCCGACGGAGCCTCGGCGACGTGGCGAAAGAGATGACGATTGTTCATTTGCTCGCCGTGGCAAAGACACCTGGATCTTGGCCTTTTCCTGCCCCGGCACCTTTGCATGCGTCGGTGTCCTTCATCTCTGGCATCACACTTTCTTCTCCCCAGCGGTGCACGCACGCATACATGCTTTACATGTTCCAGATGACGCCATGCCTAAAGCGTAGTACAGTACTAGGGAGTACTGTACTCCACGGCTCCTCATCGCATGTTCCGGTTGGGCGATAAGCTTGTCTCAACTTCTAGTCTTCTACCAGGAAGTACTGTACTCCGCTGAATACTTAAACTGGTTTAAACACCGGGAAACCGATTAAAAACTAACCACGCGAACTGGAATGATCGGGACTTTCTGTTTGATTAAGGGGGGCAGCACACCAGAGTGCCATAGAAAACGCATATGCCTCTTGAGCCGGAAGAATTAAAGGGCAAACTATAGATGCAACGAAGCACGAATACGCACGAATATCTTCTTAGTTAAACCACGATCATTACTCCTGGAACCGGTTACTTCAGAAGCTACATAAAACCAAACCGTATGAACAATAACACAGGCAATTGCCCAATCAAAATTAATAAATCCATAGCAGATTGCAATCCTGCCTTTGTACTAATCAGTGTCCCCGATGATTTGTACGCCCACCCAAACTGTTCCTTTGGATGTTACGGCGACAAATCACAATACAAAATTAACGAGGTCCTTGCTTCTTGAAAAGTACATGCATACGTATATGCATATTGGACCGAGCAATGCTAGACTTATGTATGATTTACTACAGTTTTTACGTAAATTCAACGTGGAGGATTGAGATTGGAATTAGGACAGGAACATGCCCACTATACCTGGCCATCCCTCGGGCCGGGCCGGTCTTCGGGCCAGGCTTGACCAAGCCCGACACAGAAATCCCAAACCCGGGCCTAGCCCGGCCCAGGCGTCGGGCCTAGAAATCAGGCCCAAGCCTGACCCGTCAATGTAAAAGCCCGCCGGGCCTGAAACCGGGCCTCTTCGTTAGCTCGCAAATATGACAGGCCCGGTCCTGACCTTCGGGCTCAATATCTAGGCTCGTTAAATGTACATAAATTTTTGGATGTGGCAAGGTCTTAGTCGACCGAGATGAAACCAAGTCTCAGTCAAACGACATAACATGCAAGAGAGGAAATGAAAAAACTGAAAAGTACAATTTACACGGATCTTAATGTAAAACCTAACGGATATAGCATCGATTGAGATTTAACGATGTCGCAGTTGACTGAGACTTAGCAAGATTGTAAATCTTACGTAGGTGTAGGATTTTCGTATTGGACCCACATACGCATCCAAGGACATCTTCGACGCAGATCCTTCCGGCCTCAAATGTCCATGCGGTAGTTTTTCTTGTATATTGGCCAAGTGACAAAACTCCATGCAGTTGCATAGATGACCAAATATTATACCTGTACTGATCGATCGGCTGTAACTCGATTGCAGCGAGATGGGAGGGAAGGGGCATGGAGGTCCCTGTCCCCCGGACTGCAAACCAAAGCAACCATAAGAGCTACTCCACGGTGCAAATATATATATGGGCTTGACCACAAAAAACGCTGGAGCATAGGCGGTAGACTGGTCCGTACCGTACCGATTAATTCTATCGCGTTTGCAGCTGTCGTATTACTGCCGCAACAACAAACAATTACAGGCCATGGAGTGTGTATATATTATATTTCGAGAAACGTATCCATGGCAGCAGGCAGTCGGCGGTGAAGTATGCAACGTGACTTTGGGAGACAGGCGCCTAGTGTAGGAGGCAGGCGTGGTGAAAGCCATGGAGCAGCCGACGCTACGCCTGCATCCAAGCGATGGTCTGACGTACGCAACCCGTACCACCGGAAGGTTGCAACCCAGCCCAGCATGAAgtgacagaaaaagagagaagaataaCACGTGGTGGTGCAAGTGTAGAACCTCTACGGCTCCACCGTCGAGGAGATCAGAGCGCTAGGTACGTATACGTGTAATCAGCAAACTCAGGATGCTCCTACAGAAAAGCTTTGGGATAGTATAGCTGTACGTGAACGTCAGATGGTAGATGAAGCTGTGGAATGTGCGATGATGATCCATTCATAGACCTGCTTCTCACTGCAATAAATATCGATCTGGATGCGGGCCGTTGTTCTTCGGCTCTCGGTTAGAGTAAACTGATCCCCAGCTTCACCAACGAGTCTGCGGATCTACCTCCCTTCTGTCTGCCGTTTCAGTAACCGGTGGTGGAGAAGGGATCCGATGACTTGACTTCTGTTAATAGTTTAGATTACAATTTTTTTTCTTGCAGGGCTgacactttatttttttaattggtCTTCCGGGCTCCGATGCACCTCACCTTGACTGCATTGTTCCTTTAGCGTCATGTGCACAAAAACATTCCGGCTATCATTATCAAGGTCAGGCCATCTTCAATAGGAGGGCAGAGACTCGTTTTAGTGGATGTAGCTACCGTCTGCGTTTGTATGATCAGGAGGTTTTGTTGTAATTTTTACTACATTTAAGATACTTTGTATTTCCAATGATCTGGACCCCCTTTTGAAATGAAAATAAAGAAATGGATTCGATCGAGCACACTCACACGAATACGTTTTTGCTGGGCACAACGCAGCCGGGTCCTAGCATTCCACATGGTTCCCTTTGCTCCAAGTATTGACACGTTTCCCGCACGATGTGATCCAGCCGCCTGCCCGCAGGTTGGAGGTGTCGGCCGTATAGGTGGTGTTGTCGCCGTCACAGGGTGGCCGCCGCCGGAAAAGGATGCCCCCGCCGCATCACCACCTCGACGCTGTCCTTGCGCGTACGCGCTCGCCGTTCCGGCCCCAGGCCACGCGGGCGCGTCGCGTCACGTTGAGTCTCGGTGTTACTTTTCATCGGCGCGCACGACGACCTCGACGGCGTAGCTAAATTACCGTCCCGAAATGGCCGTTTGCTCTGCAGTGACAGAAGACGGACCATTGCCGGTACCAACTACGCCAGTGAATCAAAAGCTGCTCGCGACTTCTGACAACAGCCTGCAGATCCGTGGATTCTGGAGGGTCGTATTGCTTCGTTGCAGTGGTATTTCCACATCCCAATCCCCGTTCGTTTGTAACAGTGCAGAAAACACATCGAGTGTCGTTTGTAGGGATGAACAACAATATACAATGAGCTGCACGGAAACCCGACCCTCGGGTGGCCGGTCAAGGCTCGCGTAGCCAGCCCATGGCTGCCCACGTTCTGATCTGCAGCGGCGGCGGTCGTCCGGCTATGGGTTTGATTGCATCAGGACCGGTGAGGTCAGGTCACGGGCGCCCGTCCGCAGACCGGACCACCGTCTGGAACAAACAACACGCACGCATGCGCTTGACAGCTTCTCTGTCTCTTCTTCTCCACTGCCCACCTTATCAGAGAACTTCGTCCAGAGCAGCGAGAGAACTGCACGGAAACGCCAGGCACAAACAGGAATTACTACGAAAAGATAGTACGCAATTTGATGTTGCATTGCAGTCCAGGTTCGGTTCTCCACTGGGGCAGGAGAGGAAACCGCCATGTTCCATGTGTCACATGGCATCCTCAGTCACCGGCCACCGCTGGCGCATCGCCAACAACAACAACTCCTCGCTACCCAGTTCGATCTGTATACAAGGACGGGCGGTTTAAACATGGTGgacatgtgccaaatatatgtggcaCATCACTAGCTAGTATATGTAATAAGCTAATGGCCGCCCGACTATGCGGTGGCGACGGCGTCCCcggcgccgccggagccgccgccgctgccagacTGGTCCGACGGGGCCTCCCGGATGGATGTGATGGTGCAGTTCTGTTCCATGAGCTCGTCCTTCGCGATCTGATGCTCCCTGCACTCCTGGCTGCAGAATGCCACCTCGCCCCTGCACGACATAGACAGACAAGGGAATTCAGCATCAATCCATCATGTCACAATGTCACAGACACCTTCAAGGAATAATTTTAAACCTTCTTTTATTGCAGTAAAGAAACCATGCATCTTTTTTAGTATTTGGTTAAGTCTATGTGGTCGATGACAGATTGTGACAATTAAAGAAATACTGGAGTTAGATGGTACAAGTGACCAAGTTTATGGTATGATAATCAGACAACAACTCATATGATTGGCCGGTTAATATTCTTTAATGGGTTGCTTAGGGGAGAACAGTATGCAGCCTTGACTCTTGACAAGTAAACTGAACCTAAATGCATCCCAATAATTTTATATTTTGGGACATGACAGTTCATACATGATTCAGGGACCAAAATTAAACAgggatttttttataaaaaaaagctATGAGCACACATGCATCAACAGTACATGTCTGATAAGCAAATAATTAACATGGTAGAGCAAGCCAATAATGTATCGGCAACAAATAATATGCCGAGAGAAAAGGCTCTCATCGGCATATTCTGAAAAGAAATACAGGAGGGAATAAGATTCATAATCATACTATGAACTAATTAAGAATTGATGGACTGCTTCTGCTTGTACCAGCGTGGAATCAGCATTACCTTTCTAATGAACGAGGCTCGTCAAATCAGTACCCGCCTAAATTAATAAACAGATGGAATTCCGAATAATTAGCACTAGATTTTCATAATTGAAAATGGATCATGAATAACCCCCTTGCATCGTCACGGAATTTCGCATCTAAGCAAGCATGTCCGCAGAATCGTAGGCTGCCGGCAACATGATAAGAAGATTCGATCTAGGTGCAGTGCAACCCTGACGTGGAAAACGAGCGAGCGGCGCGGAATTCGCACCGCAAAGCAACACGAGAGATGAGATTGATCGGCGCCTGGCCAAAAATCGCCAGCATGCCACCGAAAAGGGACAAAAGAAAAATGGAACCCATGGGCGAAACACGAGGATTTCACCGGACATTTCCGAGCAGAGAATGGGAAAGCAGGGACGCCGGCGGTACCTGTAGATGTAGGTGTCCTCGCCGGGGCCGAGGGGCTTGGCGCAGAAGCCGCAGGCGGACAGGAACGCCGCGGTGATCATCAGCCCGGCGAAGGCGTCCCGCCCGGGAGAGGGGTagccaccgccggcgccgccgcccgtcCCCACCGCGCCGGCCGAtacggaggaggacggccgcgcgcgCGCCTGCCTGTccttgtcgtcgtcgtcgccgccgccgccgccgctgccctggcGCACCTGCTTGGGCACCGACGGCATGGACGCCAGGCTGGTCGTCCGGCGCATCAGCATGCTCCGCTGCCGCTTGCCGAGCATCTCGCCGGGGCCGGATTCGCGCCGCGCTCGCTGGCTCGCGGGCTCCCGCCCCGCCGCTGTCAATCTCTGATTCGGTACGGCGGCCTTTCTGTCCCGAGATTTGGAGAGAGACTGGATGGTGGCGAGAGGGGTTTTGGGGGAGGAGCAGCGGGGCAGGGGCATAAAAAGAGGAGCAGGGGCCGGGCGCCGCAGATCTGGGCCGTCCACTCGTCACACGAGACACCTGGACGTCTGTCGATCTGGTGATTTTTGGCATGGATTTATAGCGATTAAGGCACGTTGTTAGGGTTACCCCTCGCGCCGCCCACATTTCTCTGTAACCGGAAATGGCTCCTCTATGTTACGTGCATGATGGTTTTTGTTGTGGTGGAAGGAAAAAAATGGCTACTACACAGGAAAAACCATCCTGTGTTAGAAGGTAAAAAACCCAACAAATCTATTACATTTGGTGTCAACATAACACAGAATCACATTACTATGATCCGCGTTGACTATTTATTTATTTGAGCTATTTTATTCTCATTAATCTACTATACATATTGGTGGCACGAGAGTTTCGTGGCACACATTTATGATGCGAGATATGTGGGCTGCACAAACCGTCGCTACGCATGACTAGCCTAGA
This window contains:
- the LOC123130959 gene encoding FCS-Like Zinc finger 5; protein product: MPLPRCSSPKTPLATIQSLSKSRDRKAAVPNQRLTAAGREPASQRARRESGPGEMLGKRQRSMLMRRTTSLASMPSVPKQVRQGSGGGGGDDDDKDRQARARPSSSVSAGAVGTGGGAGGGYPSPGRDAFAGLMITAAFLSACGFCAKPLGPGEDTYIYRGEVAFCSQECREHQIAKDELMEQNCTITSIREAPSDQSGSGGGSGGAGDAVATA